One Mycolicibacterium rufum genomic window, GAGCGCGGGCAGATGGCGGACGAGTATCTCGCGGCGATCCTCGAGTTGTGGACCAGCGAGTCACCCTCTTTCGAGGGGCGCTACGTGCGTTTCCATGACGTGGCCTTCGAGCCGAAACCCGTTCAGCAGCCGCATATCCCGATCTGGATCGGCGGCGATGCGGACGCACCGCTCCGGCGCGCCGCGCGGTGTGCGTCCGGTTGGATACCGTTTCTGACGCAACCCGGGGACATTCCGTCGCGGCTCGACTTCCTGAAGTCCCAGCCGGCATTCGACGGGCGGCCCTTCGAGGTGTGCTACGGACTGGGCACCTCTCTCATCGGCGAAGGGCATGTCGGCGCGGACGACCCCGGCCAACGGCCCGGGATGCCCGCCCAGCAGATCGTCGACACCCTGGGCTGGTTCGCTTCGCTCGGTGTCACGATGACCTCGGTGCCCATCCCCCCGGTCGACGGGATGAGCGCGTACCTGGACTACGCGCAGTGGGTGATGGAGGAGATCACGCCGAAGGTGCCCTGAGCGTCGTCAGCGTGAGCGACGCAGCGCGGGGTGCTGGACGGGGTGGGCAGCCGGCATGCCTTGACAGAACCACATCGGCGGCCGATGTTGTTCCCGGTGAGCATCACCGTCGATCTCGACATGCTGGCCGGAACCCTGGGCGACTTCTCGTTCGCCTACCTCGTCACCGTCGGGGACGACTACCGCGCCCACACCGTCGCCGTCGACCCGGTGATGACCGGCGGCGCGCTCGTCGTCGCCTCGGTGGGGAACAGCACCCGCCGCAACGCCGGTGCGCACCCTGACGTGACGCTGGTCTGGCCACCGCGCGAGCCCGGCGGCTACACGCTGATCGTCGACGGGACAGCGGCGGACGCCGGAGCAGGGTTACGGATCGAACCCGTCGGTGCGGTGCTGCACCGCAAGCCGGGACCGGACTCCTCCCCGTCGGCGACCGGATGCGGAGACGACTGCGTGCCGCTCAGCGGGTGACCACGACCTTGCCCGCCATCCGGCCGGACTCGACGTCGCGGTGCGCCTCGGCCAACCCGGCCGCCGAGAAGTCGGTGATCGTCTTGGTCAGCGTGGTGCGCAGGATCCCCTGATCGACGAGGTCTGCGGCCCGGGCCAGCAGCCGTTGCTGCTCGATCATGTCCGGGGTCTCGAACATCGAGCGGGTGAACATCAGCTCCCAGTGCCACGCGATGCTCTTGGCCTTGAGCCCGACCAGTTCGAGGCCCTCGGGTTCGTCGATCGCGGTGATGTGCCCGAACGGCTTGACGATGGCCTCGTAGGCGTCGATGTTGTCCGCTGAATGCGGCGAGAAGAGGTAGTCGACGCCGTCGGGCACCGCGGCCAAAGTCTCGTCACGCAGACGGTGGTGGTTCACGACGATGTCGGCGCCCATCCGCTGCGCCCATGCGCGGGACTCGGCGCGGCTCGCGGTCGCGATCACCCGCACGCCCGTCAACGCCTTCGCGAGCTGGATCATGATCGAGCCGACGCCGCCCGCGGCGCCGAGGACCAGCAGATCGCCCGTCGACTCCTGCGTCAGCCGGAACCGGTCGAACAGCGACTCCCACGCGGTGATCGTCGTCAGCGGCAGCGCGGCGGCTTCGGCGAACGACAGCGACGAGGGCTTGCGCGACACGATCCGCTCGTCGATCGCCTGCAGTTCTGCGTTGCTGCCGGGCCGGGTGATGTCGCCGGCGTACCAGACCTCGTCGCCGACCGACAGCGTCGTCACCTCCGGCCCGACCGCCTCGACCACCCCCGCGGCGTCGTACCCGAGGACCTTCGGCTGCTCGGAATCCTGCAGTGCGGCGCGCTGTTTGACGTCGACAGGGTTCACCGAGACCGCCAGCACACGCACCAGCACGTCGCGCGGACGCAGCTCAGGGACGTCGACGGTGATGTCGCGCAGGCTGGTGTCGGGAGACTCGGCGGCGAAGGCACCGATCGCGGTCATCGTGGTCATGCCAGAACTGAACCACCCGGGCGCGGCATTTCATCCGCGGGGTAGACCTTTGCCACGAATGCACGCTTTCTGATGGATTCGGGGCGAAATCCGTCAGAAAGCGTGCACTCGGCGCTGGGGACAACCTGGGGACACACGAAAAAGCCCCGGCTCGCACGCGAGCCGGGGCCTTCTCATTCAGGGACTCAGAAGTCCATACCGCCCATGCCACCGGTCGGGTCGCCGGCGGGTGCGGCGGCCTTCTCCGGCTTGTCGGCGACGACGGCCTCGGTGGTGAGGAACAGCGCCGCGATCGAGGCTGCGTTCTGCAGCGCAGAGCGGGTGACCTTCACCGGGTCGGCGACGCCGGCCTTGAGCAGGTCCTCGTACTCACCGGTGGCGGCGTTGAGGCCGGTGCCGGCGGGCGAGTTGGTGACCTTTTCGGCGACGACGCCGGGCTCCAGGCCGCCGTTGAAGGCGATCTGCTTCAGCGGAGCCGACAGCGCGACGCGGACGATGTTCGCGCCGGTGGCCTCGTCACCGGTGAGCTTGAGCTCCTCCAGCGCCGGGGCCGACTGCAGCAGGGCCACGCCGCCACCGGCGACGATGCCTTCCTCGACGGCAGCCTTCGCGTTGCGGACGGCGTCCTCGATGCGGTGCTTGCGCTCCTTGAGCTCCACCTCGGTGGCAGCTCCGGCCTTGATCACCGCAACACCGCCGGCCAGCTTGGCCAGGCGCTCCTGCAGCTTCTCGCGGTCGTAGTCGGAGTCGCTGTTCTCGATCTCGGCGCGGATCTGGGCCACCCGGCCGGCGATGGCGTCGGAGTCACCGGCGCCCTCGACGATGGTGGTCTCGTCCTTGGTCACGACGACCTTGCGGGCCTTGCCCAGCAGCGAGACGTCGGCGGTCTCGAGCGACAGACCGACCTCTTCGCTGATGACCTGGCCACCGGTGAGGATCGCCATGTCCTGCAGCATCGCCTTGCGGCGGTCACCGAAGCCCGGGGCCTTGACGGCGACGGACTTGAAGGTGCCGCGGATCTTGTTGACCACCAGGGTCGACAGGGCCTCGCCCTCGACGTCCTCGGCGATGATCAGCAGCGGCTTGCCGGACTGGATGACCTTCTCCAGCAGGGGCAGCAGATCCTTGACGGTCGACACCTTGGAGCTGACCAGCAGGATGTAGGGATCCTCGAGAACGGCTTCCTGGCGCTCGGCGTCGGTCACGAAGTACCCCGAGATGTAGCCCTTGTCGAAGCGCATACCCTCGGTGAGCTCGAGCTGCAGGCCGAAGGTGTTCGACTCCTCGACGGTGATGACACCCTCGTTGCCGACCTTGTCCATGGCCTCGGCGATGAGCTCGCCGATCTGGCTGTCGCCGGCGGAGATCGCGGCGGTGGCAGCGATCTGCTCCTTGGTCTCGACCTCTTTGGCCGAGGCCAGCAGGGTCTCGGTGACCTTCTGCACGGCCTTCTCGATGCCGCGCTTCAGCCCGAGCGGGTTGGCGCCGGCAGCCACGTTGCGCAGGCCCTCACGGACCAGTGCCTGGGCCAGCACGGTGGCGGTGGTGGTGCCGTCACCCGCGACGTCGTCGGTCTTCTTGGCGACTTCCTTGACCAGCTCGGCGCCGATCTTCTCGTAAGGGTCCTCGAGCTCGATCTCCTTGGCGATGGACACACCATCGTTGGTGATCGTGGGGGCACCCCACTTCTTCTCGAGGACGACGTTGCGACCCTTGGGGCCCAGCGTCACCTTTACCGCGTCGGCGAGGGCGTTCAGACCCCGCTCGAGGCCGCGACGGGCCTCTTCGTCATACGCAATTGTCTTGGCCATTGCGAAGTGTTTCCTCCGGATTGGGGAT contains:
- a CDS encoding TIGR03619 family F420-dependent LLM class oxidoreductase; its protein translation is MKFLFVMPHAMRLKALTQPWECQVTGPDQAEMARCAETLGYDMIAVPEHFVVPHSHVEVSGPHYFHSTVAQAFLAGATRRIAVNSCVTLLPLQHPIVMAKALATADWMSGGRIMVSFGVGWDAEEFAALGVPFTERGQMADEYLAAILELWTSESPSFEGRYVRFHDVAFEPKPVQQPHIPIWIGGDADAPLRRAARCASGWIPFLTQPGDIPSRLDFLKSQPAFDGRPFEVCYGLGTSLIGEGHVGADDPGQRPGMPAQQIVDTLGWFASLGVTMTSVPIPPVDGMSAYLDYAQWVMEEITPKVP
- a CDS encoding zinc-binding alcohol dehydrogenase family protein; translated protein: MTTMTAIGAFAAESPDTSLRDITVDVPELRPRDVLVRVLAVSVNPVDVKQRAALQDSEQPKVLGYDAAGVVEAVGPEVTTLSVGDEVWYAGDITRPGSNAELQAIDERIVSRKPSSLSFAEAAALPLTTITAWESLFDRFRLTQESTGDLLVLGAAGGVGSIMIQLAKALTGVRVIATASRAESRAWAQRMGADIVVNHHRLRDETLAAVPDGVDYLFSPHSADNIDAYEAIVKPFGHITAIDEPEGLELVGLKAKSIAWHWELMFTRSMFETPDMIEQQRLLARAADLVDQGILRTTLTKTITDFSAAGLAEAHRDVESGRMAGKVVVTR
- the groL gene encoding chaperonin GroEL (60 kDa chaperone family; promotes refolding of misfolded polypeptides especially under stressful conditions; forms two stacked rings of heptamers to form a barrel-shaped 14mer; ends can be capped by GroES; misfolded proteins enter the barrel where they are refolded when GroES binds), whose amino-acid sequence is MAKTIAYDEEARRGLERGLNALADAVKVTLGPKGRNVVLEKKWGAPTITNDGVSIAKEIELEDPYEKIGAELVKEVAKKTDDVAGDGTTTATVLAQALVREGLRNVAAGANPLGLKRGIEKAVQKVTETLLASAKEVETKEQIAATAAISAGDSQIGELIAEAMDKVGNEGVITVEESNTFGLQLELTEGMRFDKGYISGYFVTDAERQEAVLEDPYILLVSSKVSTVKDLLPLLEKVIQSGKPLLIIAEDVEGEALSTLVVNKIRGTFKSVAVKAPGFGDRRKAMLQDMAILTGGQVISEEVGLSLETADVSLLGKARKVVVTKDETTIVEGAGDSDAIAGRVAQIRAEIENSDSDYDREKLQERLAKLAGGVAVIKAGAATEVELKERKHRIEDAVRNAKAAVEEGIVAGGGVALLQSAPALEELKLTGDEATGANIVRVALSAPLKQIAFNGGLEPGVVAEKVTNSPAGTGLNAATGEYEDLLKAGVADPVKVTRSALQNAASIAALFLTTEAVVADKPEKAAAPAGDPTGGMGGMDF